The Leptolyngbya sp. CCY15150 genome window below encodes:
- a CDS encoding CHAT domain-containing protein, giving the protein MPLSDTPCLSLAITRLTAAESGHYALWVLQAPYPSGYVHHDCLWPLTLSQTWETWQSLFSLRGLPMVPRIPSTYVPEPVPSLAGNDAIPSSGQAGYTSRLMQHLGVQLWQWLFDGPIQSSLDQSQGIAIGQGNSLRLRLEIRDPELIALPWEIMQPQPGKQAISLSQQIFFSRTTSDVDPLPPLRIEQVLKVLLVLGHDDESDPATGIRQQQGGDAQHRLKLEQEAEALASLLTRSTKTYSGRGQTAPVPCEVTTLLQPTPAELIEQLEADSFNVFFYAGHGMPAPDGGLLFLRDDATLNGTELAQVLTRCRVKLAVFNACWGAQPDQQGQQHAIPRSSLAEVLIHHGVPAVVGMRDSIADRESLSFIQVFAQALAERSPVDEAVAIARQHLLTLYKFNQPAWTLPVLYMHPEFDGELIKRIAESVTEIPQQSTTWIDNQPPAAYLKVLNQPERKWRVQGGIIRVGSSEDHGNDLILEEPGVSRKHAEIFCRNLNDARPTYFLRDFSRFGTLMLTDKGWHKIHRNEVPLTSQTQLKFGSSKGQTVEFVIDDSDAT; this is encoded by the coding sequence ATGCCCTTGTCTGACACCCCCTGCCTATCTTTAGCGATTACTCGCCTGACTGCTGCGGAGTCTGGTCATTATGCGCTGTGGGTGTTGCAAGCACCCTACCCAAGTGGCTACGTTCATCACGACTGCCTATGGCCGTTGACCCTGAGCCAAACCTGGGAAACCTGGCAAAGCCTATTCTCGCTGCGGGGCTTGCCCATGGTACCGCGCATCCCGTCCACCTACGTGCCCGAGCCAGTACCGAGCCTAGCTGGCAATGACGCCATTCCATCATCGGGGCAGGCAGGGTATACCAGCCGCCTGATGCAGCATTTGGGCGTGCAGCTATGGCAGTGGCTGTTTGATGGCCCCATTCAGAGCAGCCTCGATCAAAGTCAGGGCATTGCTATTGGGCAAGGCAACTCCCTACGCCTGCGTTTAGAAATCCGCGATCCTGAACTCATCGCCCTACCCTGGGAGATCATGCAGCCCCAGCCAGGGAAGCAAGCCATTTCCCTCAGCCAACAAATTTTCTTTAGCCGCACCACAAGCGACGTTGATCCGCTACCGCCCCTGAGAATTGAGCAGGTGCTGAAGGTGCTGTTGGTGCTGGGCCATGATGATGAGTCTGATCCGGCAACTGGCATCCGACAGCAGCAGGGCGGTGACGCTCAGCACCGTTTGAAGCTCGAACAAGAGGCGGAGGCCCTGGCCAGCTTACTCACCCGCTCCACCAAAACCTATAGCGGACGCGGGCAAACGGCTCCCGTTCCCTGTGAGGTGACGACGCTGCTGCAACCCACACCCGCCGAGCTGATTGAACAGCTAGAAGCCGATAGCTTTAATGTATTTTTCTATGCAGGGCACGGGATGCCAGCTCCTGATGGCGGGCTCTTGTTCCTGCGGGATGATGCCACCCTGAATGGCACGGAGCTCGCCCAAGTGCTAACCCGCTGCCGTGTGAAGCTGGCGGTGTTTAATGCCTGCTGGGGGGCACAGCCGGATCAGCAGGGGCAGCAGCATGCCATCCCTCGCAGTAGCCTAGCCGAGGTGTTGATTCACCATGGCGTGCCGGCAGTGGTGGGCATGCGCGACTCGATCGCCGATCGCGAATCCTTAAGTTTTATCCAAGTGTTCGCCCAGGCACTGGCCGAGCGATCGCCCGTGGATGAAGCGGTGGCGATCGCCCGTCAGCATCTCCTCACCCTCTACAAATTCAACCAGCCCGCCTGGACGCTGCCGGTGCTCTACATGCACCCCGAGTTTGACGGCGAGTTGATTAAGCGGATTGCCGAATCTGTGACTGAGATTCCCCAGCAGTCCACCACCTGGATTGATAACCAACCGCCCGCCGCCTACCTCAAAGTGCTAAACCAACCCGAGCGTAAGTGGCGCGTGCAGGGGGGCATTATCCGGGTGGGCAGCAGCGAAGACCATGGCAATGATCTGATTTTGGAAGAGCCGGGCGTTTCCCGCAAACATGCCGAAATTTTCTGCCGCAATCTGAATGACGCTCGACCCACCTACTTCCTGCGAGATTTTTCCCGCTTTGGCACCCTGATGCTCACAGACAAAGGCTGGCACAAAATTCACCGCAATGAAGTCCCACTGACCTCTCAAACCCAGCTCAAGTTTGGCAGTTCCAAGGGGCAAACCGTTGAGTTTGTGATTGATGACTCCGACGCAACCTAG
- a CDS encoding PadR family transcriptional regulator: MTTFDDVYEFFSNPPPFYLNKELAICYVLDVLIQHDSYGTELIRQLQHEHPNYRLSDTVLYSAIKFLEDEAAITGYWQKMKGRGRPRRMYQVSPKWRSQAQELAQLWQGYIGRSSRPSRQGTSMS, encoded by the coding sequence ATGACCACGTTTGACGATGTATACGAGTTTTTTAGCAATCCACCGCCGTTTTACCTCAACAAAGAACTAGCCATTTGCTATGTCTTAGATGTGCTGATTCAGCATGACTCCTATGGCACAGAACTGATTCGGCAACTCCAACATGAGCATCCCAACTATCGGCTCTCCGATACGGTGCTCTACAGTGCCATTAAGTTCCTCGAAGACGAAGCAGCGATCACGGGCTATTGGCAAAAAATGAAGGGGCGAGGACGGCCTCGACGGATGTATCAAGTGTCCCCCAAGTGGCGATCGCAGGCTCAGGAGTTAGCCCAGCTCTGGCAAGGCTATATTGGCCGATCATCCCGTCCATCTCGGCAAGGAACATCGATGTCTTAA
- a CDS encoding NfeD family protein, whose translation MVSMEPPLIWLIAGVILCVMEFTIPTGFTEFTLGVSAIIVAIVALVVPQVSIQIVLWLVLSVVATLMLRRFMPPQSARVLEDATDAKTLTEILPGETGRVLYEGNSWPARCEDDVAIAPNQLVYVVGRRGNTLLVMPETSIHPR comes from the coding sequence ATGGTCTCTATGGAACCTCCGCTAATTTGGCTGATTGCTGGCGTCATCCTATGCGTCATGGAATTTACAATCCCCACCGGCTTTACCGAGTTCACCCTGGGCGTGAGCGCCATCATTGTGGCGATCGTGGCCCTGGTGGTGCCTCAGGTTTCCATTCAAATTGTGCTGTGGCTGGTGCTATCCGTCGTTGCAACGCTGATGTTACGGCGATTTATGCCACCCCAAAGCGCCAGAGTGCTGGAAGATGCCACCGATGCCAAAACCTTAACGGAGATTCTGCCCGGCGAAACCGGCCGGGTGCTCTACGAAGGCAACTCTTGGCCCGCCCGCTGCGAAGATGACGTGGCGATCGCTCCCAACCAACTGGTGTACGTGGTGGGGCGGCGGGGCAATACCCTGCTGGTGATGCCGGAAACCTCCATTCATCCCCGTTGA
- a CDS encoding DICT sensory domain-containing protein, which produces MLDGSILKNLQLAHQSGDSGQRSLNFGVYYKNTLVALCHALEDAILESQANPLVITAFQRGKWYLEEAERYGAIAQQADAVVIMAADDAGFADHPTSQRPNVDIVPLQDSDPVAQEWHLIIVSPDYMAMVLCQELSAADYADLGLPQTDLERRFYGFWTFEPDLVLETAELAIAHLGSYHPTLQAQLAQRLATITQAAIQPQALCRQPTSERLGQVVARVVDYLRTHQTALEATPGQRPQKRHQNLDQNLTSNELQAFLRAAQLIDQADLSNPLAATEVATLAEAMGHLLDLPTWQLHRLRLAGLLSRVAGIGASQLDTSLPEPEEADATSLPLTCALTPGTQVLRTMPRLRAIATIITHQTEWWNGKGYPSGLSGDEIPLESRILGLATAFQKHLAQRRSDRTGAASLTADQWLDAFVACQVEQSDRWDPKLLDTLELLVNGLRQGLELPIVTPKIAAGLWLLDSHCDQSPLVAWGQNPNRSSTPLH; this is translated from the coding sequence ATGTTAGACGGATCAATTCTCAAGAACCTACAGCTTGCCCATCAGTCTGGCGACTCAGGGCAGCGATCGCTTAATTTTGGCGTGTATTACAAAAATACGCTGGTGGCTCTATGCCATGCCTTAGAAGACGCCATTTTAGAATCCCAGGCTAACCCCTTGGTGATTACCGCCTTCCAACGAGGGAAATGGTATCTGGAAGAAGCGGAGCGCTATGGGGCGATCGCTCAGCAGGCTGACGCAGTGGTGATCATGGCGGCGGATGACGCGGGCTTTGCCGACCATCCCACCAGTCAGCGCCCCAATGTTGACATTGTGCCCCTGCAAGATAGCGATCCGGTGGCCCAAGAGTGGCACCTGATCATCGTCTCGCCAGACTACATGGCCATGGTGCTGTGCCAAGAGCTTTCCGCCGCAGACTATGCTGATTTGGGCCTACCCCAAACGGATCTAGAGCGACGATTCTATGGATTCTGGACCTTTGAGCCCGATTTGGTGCTGGAAACCGCTGAATTAGCGATCGCCCACCTCGGTTCCTATCATCCTACTCTGCAGGCACAGTTGGCCCAACGCTTAGCCACCATCACCCAGGCAGCGATTCAGCCCCAAGCCCTCTGCCGCCAGCCCACCTCCGAACGTTTAGGCCAGGTCGTAGCCCGCGTTGTAGACTACCTGCGCACCCACCAAACTGCCCTGGAAGCTACCCCAGGACAGCGGCCCCAGAAGCGTCATCAAAACCTGGATCAAAACCTGACCTCTAACGAACTTCAGGCCTTCCTGCGCGCGGCCCAGTTGATCGATCAAGCCGACCTGAGTAATCCTCTCGCGGCTACCGAAGTGGCCACCCTAGCGGAAGCGATGGGACATTTGCTAGACCTGCCAACCTGGCAACTGCATCGCCTACGCCTAGCCGGGCTGCTCTCCCGCGTGGCCGGCATTGGAGCCAGCCAACTCGATACCTCGCTCCCCGAGCCGGAAGAAGCAGATGCCACCTCCCTGCCCCTCACCTGTGCCCTCACCCCCGGCACTCAGGTGTTGCGCACCATGCCCAGACTGAGGGCGATCGCCACCATCATTACCCATCAAACAGAATGGTGGAACGGTAAGGGCTATCCGTCTGGGCTATCCGGCGATGAAATTCCCCTAGAGTCGCGTATTTTAGGGTTGGCAACGGCGTTTCAGAAGCATTTGGCCCAGCGGCGCAGCGATCGCACCGGCGCAGCCAGCCTCACCGCCGATCAATGGCTAGATGCCTTTGTCGCCTGTCAAGTTGAACAAAGCGATCGCTGGGATCCCAAGCTGCTCGATACCCTCGAACTGCTGGTCAATGGTCTACGCCAAGGGCTAGAGTTGCCCATAGTGACGCCCAAGATTGCCGCCGGGCTTTGGCTGCTCGATTCCCACTGTGACCAAAGTCCCCTGGTTGCCTGGGGGCAAAACCCCAACCGTTCGTCCACCCCGTTGCATTAA
- a CDS encoding SPFH domain-containing protein, whose amino-acid sequence MNPLMFLIVIAFGGSITLANSVKIINQGNEALVEMLGKYNNKKLKPGMNFMVPFIERVVYQETIREKVLDIPAQQCITRDNVSISVDAVVYWRIMDLERAYYKVENLQAAMVNLVLTQIRSEMGRLELDETFTARSEVNESLLRELDTSTDPWGVKVTRVELRDIMPSKAVQESMEMQMTAERRKRAAILTSEGEREAAVNSARGRADSQLLAAEADQKAVILDAEAQQKSIVLRAQAVRQEQVLKAQATAEAMKIISNILQSDPNARESLQYLMAQQYIEMGTKIGESDSSKVMFMDPQSIPATVEGMRSIIGDGMPQVPMPPNR is encoded by the coding sequence ATGAATCCATTAATGTTTCTGATTGTGATTGCCTTTGGCGGCTCGATTACCCTAGCGAACTCCGTCAAAATCATCAACCAAGGAAATGAAGCCCTTGTGGAAATGCTAGGGAAATACAACAACAAAAAGCTGAAGCCCGGCATGAACTTCATGGTGCCCTTTATCGAACGGGTGGTCTATCAAGAAACCATTCGGGAAAAAGTGCTGGATATTCCTGCCCAGCAATGTATTACCCGTGATAACGTGTCCATCTCCGTGGATGCCGTGGTCTATTGGCGAATTATGGATCTAGAGCGAGCCTACTATAAGGTGGAAAACCTGCAGGCAGCCATGGTGAACCTGGTACTCACCCAAATTCGCTCAGAAATGGGCAGGCTAGAACTGGATGAAACGTTTACAGCTCGCTCAGAAGTCAACGAATCGCTCCTGCGAGAGCTAGATACGTCCACCGACCCCTGGGGCGTCAAGGTGACGCGGGTAGAACTGCGCGACATCATGCCCTCCAAGGCCGTGCAGGAATCCATGGAAATGCAAATGACCGCCGAGCGCCGCAAACGGGCCGCCATCCTCACCTCGGAAGGGGAGCGGGAAGCTGCGGTGAACTCGGCCCGAGGTCGGGCCGATTCGCAGTTACTCGCAGCCGAGGCGGATCAAAAAGCGGTGATTCTAGATGCAGAAGCTCAGCAGAAGAGCATCGTCCTGCGGGCCCAAGCCGTGCGCCAAGAACAGGTGCTCAAGGCTCAAGCCACCGCCGAGGCCATGAAAATTATTTCCAACATCCTCCAATCTGATCCCAATGCTCGGGAGTCGCTGCAATATCTGATGGCTCAACAATATATTGAAATGGGCACCAAGATTGGCGAAAGCGATAGCAGCAAGGTGATGTTCATGGATCCCCAAAGCATTCCCGCCACCGTGGAAGGGATGCGATCGATTATTGGCGACGGCATGCCCCAAGTTCCCATGCCTCCCAATCGCTAG
- a CDS encoding pentapeptide repeat-containing protein has translation MELDLIRAGQIKQLAGTNLEDEDLSGVDLSHVNLAGANLTGVDLSQAKLLNARLDGATLVGCYGYLADLRGSFLGTNLMQADLTEADLRGSNLRGANLMQAQLRQACLAGAFLSGASLMGAQLSGADLRGADLRGCNFSSSNLEGANLSQADLQGAILTGANLQEADLRGANLTGANFSSANLLCCDLSGAVMLGVHWSGACVLGTILETTTSNA, from the coding sequence ATGGAGCTTGACCTGATTCGTGCTGGACAGATCAAACAATTAGCTGGCACCAACCTTGAAGATGAAGATCTATCCGGTGTGGATCTCAGCCACGTGAACCTTGCAGGGGCCAACCTCACGGGGGTAGATCTATCCCAAGCTAAATTACTCAATGCCCGCTTAGACGGAGCCACCTTAGTGGGATGTTATGGCTATTTAGCTGACCTCCGGGGCAGTTTTTTGGGCACCAACCTCATGCAGGCTGACCTCACCGAAGCTGATCTCCGGGGCAGCAATCTGCGCGGTGCCAATTTAATGCAAGCCCAACTGCGTCAAGCCTGTCTGGCCGGAGCCTTCTTGAGTGGCGCATCTTTGATGGGAGCCCAGTTGTCTGGGGCAGATCTCCGAGGCGCAGATCTCCGAGGGTGCAATTTCAGCAGCAGCAATCTAGAGGGTGCAAATCTTAGCCAGGCAGATTTACAGGGGGCGATCCTCACCGGGGCCAATCTCCAAGAGGCCGATCTACGTGGTGCAAACCTCACCGGGGCAAACTTTAGTAGCGCCAATCTACTGTGTTGCGATCTATCCGGGGCCGTGATGCTTGGTGTGCATTGGTCAGGAGCCTGTGTGTTGGGCACGATCCTAGAAACAACGACCAGCAACGCCTAG
- a CDS encoding photosystem II high light acclimation radical SAM protein: MTQERILYVRLPCNPIFPIGVVYLADHVHKQFPAIEQRIFDLGTVPPLDFSTALDACIDEFQPSLLVFSWRDIQIYAPVGGRGGNPLQHAFEFYYAKNPLTRLRGAMGGLKVTTAYYQELWRNTGLIQRGLRQAQRHNPQARSVVGGGAVSVFYEQLGTKLPKGTIISVGEGETLLEKLLRGQDIAGERCYVAGETQPRDRMIHEWPTPIEKTACNYDYIGHIWPEFDYYLQEQDFYVGVQTKRGCPHNCCYCVYTVVEGKQVRINPADEVVAEMRQLYDRGIRNFWFTDAQFIPARKYIDDAIELLQKVVDSGMTDIHWAAYIRADNLTPQLCDLMVKTGMNYFEIGITSGSQELVRKMRMGYNLRTVLENCRDLKAAGFNDVVSVNYSFNVIDETFDTIRQTIAYHRELERIFGADKVEPAIFFIGLQPHTHLEEYAFKNDILKPGYNPMSMMPWTAKKLLWNPEPLGSFFGEVCLQAWQRNPNDFGREVMALLEQRLGCAALEEALSAPMVQKTRQLVQA; this comes from the coding sequence ATGACGCAAGAGCGCATTTTATACGTTCGCCTTCCTTGCAATCCTATTTTTCCCATCGGTGTTGTTTACTTGGCAGATCATGTCCATAAACAATTTCCGGCTATTGAACAACGCATTTTTGATCTAGGAACGGTTCCTCCGCTGGACTTCTCCACCGCCCTTGATGCCTGCATCGACGAGTTTCAGCCCTCGCTGCTGGTTTTCTCTTGGCGAGATATTCAAATCTATGCCCCGGTGGGCGGGCGGGGCGGCAACCCCCTGCAGCACGCCTTTGAGTTTTATTACGCCAAAAATCCTCTGACTCGCCTGCGCGGTGCCATGGGCGGCCTCAAGGTGACTACGGCCTACTACCAAGAGCTATGGCGCAACACCGGCTTGATTCAACGGGGATTGCGGCAGGCCCAGCGCCACAATCCTCAGGCGCGATCGGTGGTGGGCGGCGGTGCCGTGAGTGTCTTCTACGAACAACTGGGCACCAAGCTGCCCAAGGGAACGATTATTTCCGTCGGTGAGGGAGAAACGCTCCTAGAAAAGTTGCTGCGCGGCCAAGATATAGCCGGCGAGCGCTGCTATGTGGCGGGCGAAACCCAACCCCGCGATCGCATGATCCACGAATGGCCCACGCCCATTGAAAAAACTGCCTGCAACTACGACTACATCGGTCACATCTGGCCCGAGTTTGACTATTACTTGCAGGAGCAGGATTTCTACGTCGGCGTCCAGACGAAGCGGGGCTGTCCCCACAACTGCTGCTACTGCGTATATACCGTGGTGGAAGGCAAGCAGGTGCGCATCAATCCCGCCGATGAGGTGGTGGCGGAGATGCGCCAGCTCTATGACCGGGGCATTCGCAATTTTTGGTTTACCGACGCTCAGTTTATCCCGGCCCGCAAATATATCGACGATGCGATCGAGCTTCTGCAAAAGGTTGTAGACTCCGGCATGACGGATATTCACTGGGCTGCCTATATCCGAGCGGATAATCTCACGCCACAGCTCTGTGATCTGATGGTGAAAACCGGAATGAACTACTTCGAGATTGGCATCACCAGCGGCTCTCAAGAACTGGTGCGCAAGATGCGCATGGGCTACAATCTGCGCACGGTGCTCGAAAACTGTCGAGACTTGAAGGCTGCTGGCTTCAACGATGTGGTCTCGGTCAACTATTCCTTCAATGTCATCGATGAAACCTTTGACACCATCCGGCAAACCATTGCCTACCATCGCGAGCTAGAGCGTATTTTTGGGGCCGATAAGGTCGAACCCGCCATCTTCTTCATTGGGCTGCAGCCCCACACTCACCTAGAAGAGTATGCGTTCAAAAATGACATTCTTAAGCCGGGCTATAATCCAATGAGCATGATGCCTTGGACTGCCAAGAAGCTATTGTGGAACCCGGAGCCCTTGGGGTCTTTCTTTGGGGAGGTTTGCCTACAGGCTTGGCAGCGTAACCCCAACGATTTTGGTCGAGAGGTGATGGCGCTCTTAGAGCAACGCTTAGGCTGTGCAGCCTTAGAAGAAGCGTTGTCAGCACCGATGGTTCAAAAAACGCGGCAGTTGGTGCAGGCTTAG
- a CDS encoding glycosyltransferase yields MGDSFSATPMNHVPPRGRSPAAWIGLLLWMLVGTGLRLWGLADKPLWTDEFATLVFSLGHSFQTVPLNQVISLDALLAPVQQPPNSASQVITNLLSESNHPPLYFVLTHLWLRLWTGLGGQSTLVVGVRSLSVLFGVLAIPATYSLAWMASRSQRVAHFAAGLMTLSPFAVYLSQEARHYTLPILWILASLALWLQAVRSLQGQHRFTIPEVAAWISVNTLGIATHYFFTLTLLAEAIALLIVAIAWRSNLQRSALWRILAAIVGTAAGGAVWLPWLLGAHDSELTRWIYQGDRSGLGWLDPLGQAIAGWITMLYLLPIQAASTAVVIGSALGLVGLTIWTIWLLGSSRSGLVQGRGTATPAHPPSSGQAFVLLVAIAVLIFLGITYGLGMDLTSAFRYNFVYFPAVLVAIAIWVEQSDRPVTRWGLSRPALMMLMAALLGSLTVVTNLGYQKTHRPDRVVDAIYAQVPAQAPAPETLVAIAHRTHGQTGRLMAIAWDIQERYPVSATGRPAPQFLLAHQQQPIDAANRLDDVLSDRPRPLQLWLINMQTVPPRRLEAVLDDQTCLPIQDAASVDGYRYQPFECR; encoded by the coding sequence ATGGGCGATTCGTTCAGCGCAACTCCCATGAACCATGTGCCGCCACGAGGTAGATCGCCAGCAGCCTGGATTGGACTTCTGCTATGGATGCTTGTGGGCACTGGATTACGCCTCTGGGGCTTAGCCGACAAACCCCTGTGGACGGATGAGTTTGCCACCTTGGTCTTTAGCCTAGGGCATAGCTTTCAGACCGTCCCCCTCAACCAAGTCATCTCCCTCGACGCCCTGCTAGCGCCGGTGCAGCAGCCCCCCAACTCCGCTTCCCAGGTGATCACCAACCTGCTCAGCGAAAGCAACCATCCGCCCCTCTATTTTGTCCTCACCCACCTATGGCTGCGTCTGTGGACTGGGTTGGGCGGTCAGTCTACGCTGGTGGTCGGGGTGCGATCGCTGTCTGTCCTATTCGGAGTATTGGCCATTCCCGCCACCTATAGCCTAGCTTGGATGGCCAGCCGTTCCCAACGGGTCGCCCATTTTGCCGCTGGCTTGATGACCCTCTCACCCTTCGCGGTCTACCTCTCCCAAGAAGCTCGCCACTATACGCTGCCGATTCTGTGGATTCTTGCCTCCCTAGCCCTTTGGCTACAGGCCGTGCGATCGCTTCAGGGTCAACACCGGTTCACCATCCCAGAGGTCGCCGCCTGGATCAGCGTCAACACCCTCGGCATCGCCACCCACTATTTCTTCACGCTCACCCTACTGGCAGAAGCGATCGCCCTCCTGATAGTAGCGATCGCCTGGCGCTCTAACCTACAGAGATCTGCTTTATGGCGCATTTTGGCGGCTATAGTTGGCACAGCGGCGGGCGGTGCCGTATGGCTGCCGTGGCTGTTGGGAGCCCACGATAGTGAACTCACCCGCTGGATCTACCAAGGCGATCGCTCAGGACTCGGCTGGCTAGATCCCCTAGGGCAAGCGATCGCTGGCTGGATCACCATGCTCTACCTATTGCCCATTCAAGCCGCTTCCACCGCCGTGGTGATCGGGTCTGCCCTGGGTCTCGTTGGCTTGACCATCTGGACGATTTGGCTGCTCGGGTCGAGTCGGTCGGGACTCGTACAGGGACGGGGAACAGCCACCCCAGCGCATCCCCCATCCTCGGGACAAGCGTTCGTCTTACTGGTGGCGATCGCCGTCCTGATCTTCCTAGGCATCACCTACGGTCTAGGCATGGATCTCACCAGCGCCTTCCGCTACAACTTCGTCTACTTTCCCGCCGTGCTGGTGGCGATCGCCATCTGGGTGGAACAGAGCGATCGCCCGGTGACGCGATGGGGTCTGTCGCGTCCTGCCCTGATGATGCTCATGGCCGCACTGCTGGGTAGCCTGACCGTGGTTACCAATTTGGGCTACCAAAAGACCCATCGTCCCGATCGCGTGGTAGATGCCATTTATGCCCAAGTGCCAGCCCAAGCGCCAGCCCCAGAAACCCTGGTGGCGATCGCCCACCGCACCCACGGCCAAACCGGCCGCCTGATGGCCATCGCCTGGGACATCCAAGAGCGCTATCCTGTTTCCGCAACGGGACGCCCAGCTCCCCAGTTTCTCTTGGCCCACCAGCAACAACCTATTGATGCCGCCAACCGATTGGATGATGTCTTGAGCGATCGCCCCCGCCCCCTACAGCTTTGGCTGATCAACATGCAGACGGTTCCCCCTCGCCGACTAGAGGCGGTGCTAGACGATCAAACCTGTCTGCCCATACAGGATGCTGCCTCCGTCGATGGCTATCGGTACCAACCTTTTGAATGCCGTTGA
- a CDS encoding PD-(D/E)XK nuclease family protein — protein sequence MAELMPPEADWLPALTGKSVRQAGKQFIQDDQARSLPSVSTILNATKPPEARAALAQWRSRLGHDAATKVTMTASRWGSQTHKYLRQFLQGEVVTCPDTVQPYWQSLQAVLADLDAVRLVESPVFHYDLGYAGRVDCVVSYQGTPCLCDWKTADVPKRSSDRLYDQPLQLAAYCGAVNHCYGDRLHLRHALLVVALPDQPAEVFWFGPDQLREYWHQWCDRLGQYDRRYR from the coding sequence ATGGCCGAGCTGATGCCGCCAGAAGCAGATTGGCTGCCCGCCTTGACGGGGAAATCCGTGCGCCAAGCAGGGAAGCAGTTCATTCAAGATGACCAAGCGCGATCGCTCCCGAGTGTGAGCACTATTTTGAATGCCACTAAGCCACCGGAGGCCCGCGCTGCTCTGGCCCAATGGCGATCGCGTCTAGGACACGATGCCGCCACCAAGGTGACGATGACGGCCAGCCGCTGGGGTAGCCAAACCCATAAGTACTTACGACAATTTTTGCAAGGTGAAGTAGTTACCTGTCCCGATACGGTGCAGCCCTACTGGCAGAGTTTGCAGGCGGTGCTGGCCGATTTAGACGCCGTGCGTTTGGTAGAAAGCCCTGTTTTTCACTACGACTTGGGTTACGCCGGCCGGGTCGATTGCGTGGTTAGCTACCAAGGCACGCCCTGCCTATGTGATTGGAAAACTGCCGATGTGCCCAAGCGGTCGAGCGATCGCCTCTATGATCAGCCCCTCCAGCTTGCTGCCTACTGTGGGGCCGTGAACCATTGCTATGGCGATCGCCTGCACCTGCGCCATGCTCTACTGGTCGTGGCTCTGCCCGATCAGCCTGCGGAGGTGTTTTGGTTTGGCCCCGACCAGCTTCGAGAGTATTGGCATCAATGGTGCGATCGCCTGGGCCAGTATGATCGCCGCTATCGCTAA